From the genome of Colius striatus isolate bColStr4 chromosome 15, bColStr4.1.hap1, whole genome shotgun sequence, one region includes:
- the WNT5A gene encoding protein Wnt-5a, with protein sequence MEKSTAVLIQGGALGTVGSTMASQYLIVALAIFSSFTQVVIEASSWWSLGMNPMNPMNPVQMSEVYIIGAQPLCSQLAGLSQGQKKLCQLYQDHMQFIGEGAKTGIKECQYQFRHRRWNCSTVDNNSVFGRVMQIGSRETAFTYAVSAAGVVNAMSRACREGELSSCGCSRAARPKDLPRDWLWGGCGDNIEYGYRFAKEFVDARERERVYQRGSYESARIMMNLHNNEAGRRTVYNLADVACKCHGVSGSCSLKTCWLQLADFRKVGDALKEKYDSAAAMKLNSRGKLVQVNSRFNAPTIHDLVYIDPSPDYCVRNESTGSLGTQGRLCNKTSEGMDGCELMCCGRGYDQFKTVQRERCHCKFHWCCYVKCKLCTEIVDQFVCK encoded by the exons AAATCCACTGCAGTATTAATCCAAGGAGGTGCTTTGGGGACAGTTGGCAGTACAATGGCTTCTCAGTACCTCATAGTGGCTCTGgccattttctcctcttttaccCAGGTTGTAATAGAAGCCAGCTCTTGGTG GTCTTTAGGGATGAACCCTATGAACCCCATGAACCCTGTTCAGATGTCAGAGGTATATATAATAGGAGCCCAGCCACTATGTAGCCAGCTAGCAGGGCTTTCCCAAGGACAGAAGAAACTCTGCCAATTGTATCAGGACCATATGCAGTTCATTGGAGAGGGTGCAAAGACGGGAATTAAGGAGTGCCAGTATCAGTTCAGACATAGAAGATGGAATTGCAGCACTGTGGACAACAACTCTGTGTTTGGCAGAGTCATGCAGATAG GCAGCCGGGAGACGGCGTTCACCTACGCAGTGAGCGCGGCCGGGGTGGTCAACGCCATGAGCCGTGCCTGCCGGGAGGGTGAGCTCTCCTCCTGCGGCTGCAGCCGTGCTGCGCGGCCTAAGGACTTGCCCCGGGACTGGCTTTGGGGTGGCTGTGGAGATAACATTGAATATGGATATCGCTTTGCCAAGGAGTTCGTTGATGCCCGGGAGCGTGAGAGAGTTTACCAGAGAGGATCCTATGAAAGTGCCCGCATCATGATGAACCTGCACAATAACGAGGCCGGGAGAAGA ACTGTCTACAACCTGGCTGACGTGGCCTGTAAGTGCCACGGTGTCTCGGGTTCCTGTAGCCTGAAGACCTGTTGGCTGCAGCTCGCCGATTTCCGCAAGGTAGGCGATGCCCTGAAGGAGAAATACGATAgcgctgctgccatgaaactCAACAGCCGGGGCAAGCTGGTGCAAGTGAACAGCCGCTTCAACGCACCCACCATCCACGACCTGGTCTACATCGATCCCAGTCCCGACTATTGTGTGCGCAACGAGAGCACCGGGTCCCTGGGTACCCAGGGCCGCCTTTGCAATAAGACCTCTGAGGGCATGGATGGCTGCGAACTCATGTGCTGCGGCCGGGGTTATGACCAGTTCAAGACAGTGCAGCGAGAGCGTTGCCACTGCAAGTTCCACTGGTGCTGCTACGTGAAATGCAAGTTGTGCACAGAGATTGTGGACCAATTCGTGTGCAAATAG